Within the Arthrobacter caoxuetaonis genome, the region AAATTCGGCACCACGTCCCTGACCATGCAGGCCGAAGTACGGAACATGATCACCCGATCGAGCATCCTCACGATCGAACGGATCGTGTTCGTCAACCTTGACGAACATGGACGGCCGGCGCCCCATGGTTACACGGACATCACCTACGACCGCGACCGGCTCCCCACTCATCACCTGCCCTCCGTGCCGCCCGTACCCTAGGACCGGTCCCAGGAACCGCCACGGGACGTAACACGGCGCGTTAGGCGTGCCGGCGGGCCCCGCAGCTGAAAGAATCCGAGCAGGCCGGTCGAGTTCGGCCGGTACGGTTCTTGAGCGAAACGGGTAAGGATGCACAGCAACAGCCCCGCTGCCACCGGGCGGGACGGAAGACAGCGGACTCCCCGCCTCATGTTTTGGGGCGCCCTGACCGGGATGGTGCTCATTGCCCTAAACCTGCGGGGACCGATTGTTGCGCCCGCGCCAATTCTCGGCATCCTTCAGGATCAGCTGGGCATGTCAGTGCAGACCTCGGGGCTGCTGACGGCCCTGCCCATCGCGTGTTTTGGTGTGGTGTCCTTCCTGGCGCTGCCCCTGCTGCGCCGCGGAGGGCCGGACCAGGCCATAGCCCTGTGCCTGGCAGGGATCCTGTTTGGAACGCTGCTGCGTTCCTCAGGCGGAACCGGGCTGGCGCTGGCCGGGACGGTTGTCATTGGTGCGTCTATCGCCGTCGGGAACGTCCTGGTTCCGGTGATCATCAGGCGTGACTTTGCGCCCGCGCGCGTGCCGCTCGTAACCGGGGTCTACACCGCCGCAATGAATATCGGTTCCATGATCACGCTCATCCTCACAGCTCCGCTTGCCGAGGCAGTTGGCTGGAGGACAGCCATGGTGGTGTGGAGCGCGCTGGCCCTTGCCGCAGCACTGGCGTGGCTCTCACTCGTCGGCTGGCGGGTCTTTCTCCTCGGCACGCAGAAGGAAGACCCGCCAGGAGGTACCGGCAGCACCGGAGAGGACGGAGGCCCGGCCGGAACCGAGCCGGACGCGCCGCCGCAGGACACCCAACGGTCTGCCTGGCGAACACCCCAGGCCTGGGTCATGCTGATTGCGTTCAGCGGGCAGGCCTTTTCGTTCTATGCCGTCTCGACCTGGCTGCCCACGATGCTGACAGATCTGCTCGGTCTGGATACCGCGGGTGCCGGGGCCGGATCCTCCCTGTTCCAGGGACCGGCGATTGTCGGAGCCCTGGCCGTTCCGCTGCTCTCCCGCCGGTTGAGGATCCGGACCCTGCTGTGGCTGACCTGCGCGGCCTGGGCGGCGCTTCCAGCTGGCCTGCTGCTGGCACCCGCGGCCTGGCCCGTCTGGGTCACCCTGGGCGGTGTCGCGCAAGGTGCCGGAATCACCGTCCTGCTGCTGATCCTCGTGCGGATGGGCGGCTCGGGCCGGCAGGCGGGACAGCTCTCCGCCATGGTGCAGGGCGGCGGCTACCTGGTCGCTGCCACCGGTCCCGTGGTCCTGGGCACACTGCACAGCGCGTCTGGCAGCTGGATCCTTCCCCTGGCGGTCGTGGGGATCAGTATCGCTGCGCTGTTCTTTGCGGGCTCTGCCGCCGCCAAGGTGTCCGACGGCGCCCGTCGCCCGGCGTAGGCCCGACCGCGCGGGCCGGCTCCGAGCACGTCCGTTCTTCAGTCCGCGGCGCCCTCTGCGAGTTCCCGCGCCAGCCGCGCTGCCTGCTCGGCGCCCAGCGGAGCGCCGGGAAACCTCCCCAGCCGATCCAGCGGAAGGCTGCCCATCAGACTGAGGGCCGCTGAGAGTGAAGCGGCAGCCGCCGGGTCACCGTTCCCGCCGCTGGAGCCTGTGAGCGACTCCAGGAGAACGCGGGCAGCCCGGGGGTCCGCCAGCCACTGGTTGACCGGCGAAGAGGCGGTTGGAAGGGGGGAGGGCCCGCTGCCTTCCACCTCGATCATTTCGCTCAACCTGATGTCGCGCGAGGATGATCCCACTTTCAGGAGGTATGCGCCGCTGTCCGTTACCCATGACCGGGTACCGGGATCGAAGCGGTCCAGGCTTCCGGCAGCCAGGTCGAAGGTGACGCGGGTGCTTTCTCCGGGATCAAGCTCCACCCGGGAGAAACCACGCAGTTCCTGGGCGGGCCGCGGGACGCCGTTTGGTGGCCCGCCCACATAGAGCTGCACCACTTCCGCGCCCGCCCGGCCGCCGGTGTTGGTGACGGTGACACAGACCCGCACCGCGGCTCCGGTTCCAGTTCCCTCGGCCGTGGCTTCCAGGCCGGTGTAGTCAAAGGAGGTGTAGGAAAGCCCGTGGCCGAAGGGAAAGGCAACCGGCATCTGCCGGGTGTCGTACCACCGGTACCCAACCAGCAGGCCTTCGCCGTACCGGACCTCGCCGTCCTCACCGGGGAAGTTGCCGAAGGCAGGGGTGTCCTCGATAGAGAGCGGAAACGTCTCAGCCAGCTTTCCCGAAGGGTTGACGTCGCCGAGGAGGATGTCCGCCACGGCCTCTCCGCACCCCTGCCCGCCCAGCCAGCCTTCCAGTACAGCCGGCACCTGAAGCGCCCAGGGCGTGGTCACGGCGGAGCCGTTGAAGAGGACGACTGCCAGGTCTTCCCGCACCGCCGCAAGGGACGAGAGGAGCCTGAGCTGGGTTTCCGGCAGGTCCAGGGATACCCGGTCAGCGCCCTCCGTTTCAGCCGAATCCGGCAGTCCCAGGAACACGACAACCTGGTCGCCGTCCGCTGCCGCGGCAACAGCCTCCGCCGCCAGCGCGTCGCCGTCCGTCCCGCCACCTTCCTCCAGCGCATAGCCTGCCGTGAAGCGTGCCCCCGGAACCCGCGCCGCCAAGGCGTTCCACGGGGTGCTGAGCCGTACGGGGTTAACCCGCGATGATCCGCTGCCCTGGTACCTGGGCGTCCTCGCCAGCTCACCGATCACCACCAGGCGCCGCTGCGCGCTGAAGGGCAGGACGCCGCCGTCGTTTTTCAGGAGCACCATGGACTGCACCGCAGCACGCCTCGCCAGCCGGTCATGGGCAGCGTAGTCGGCCGGGCCGGACACCTTGTCCGCAGTACGCTCGCCCAGGACCCGGAGGCGCTCCACCGCGGCGTCCACATCACCGGGTGAGACCAGTCCGGCATCCAGCCCCGCAAGGACTTCGCGGGGCCCGATCCCGTTGGAGGCGGGCATCTCCAAGTCCAGTCCGGCCGCGAGCGCAGCGGCCAGGTCTGTCACGGCACCCCAGTCGGAGACAACGACGCCGTCAAAGCCCCATTCGTTCCGCAGGACCTGTGTGAGCAGCCAGGGGTCCTGGGCTGCGTGGAAGCCGTTCAGCTTGTTGTATGCCGGTTCCGCCGGTGGGCAGTCCTGACCTGTTGCTGGCCTGCGGGCAGGGCTATCGTTCGAATAGATCCGTGGAACGTCCTGTTCCGCCTCGAGGGGAGAAGAGGGCGATGAAATCCCAGTTTGACCGGTACCGGCAGATCGCCGAGATTCTCTACCGCAACGGATTGGGCTATCTGGTTTCGGTGTCCGGCCTGGAAGCCAGGATCCCGTTCCGCCGGCAGTCCGCGCAGGAGGCTGCCCGCGTTGACAGCCCCGAATACCTGCGCCGGGCCCTCGAAGAGCTCGGGCCCACCTTCGTCAAGCTGGGCCAGTTGCTTTCCACGCGCGCAGACCTGCTTCCGCCCGAGTACATGGAACAGCTGGCCAAACTGCAGGACAGGGCCGCACCTGCCGCGTGGGCGGATGTCCACGCCGAGCTGGAGCGGGAATTCGGCAAGGATCCGCTCAGGATGTTTTCGGCGTTCAACACGACGCCGATTGCCAGCGCTTCCATTGGCCAGGCCTACGCGGCCACGCTGCCGGACGGAACCGACGTCGTCGTCAAGGTTCGCCGGCCCGGCATCGGCCCGACGGTGGAATCAGACCTGGCGATCCTGCAGTCGCTGGCGGGGCACGCCAGCAGGCGATGGGAAGCAGCCAGGGACTATGACGTCAAGGGATTCATCGACGAGTTCGCCGATACCCTGCGCCAGGAAATGGACTATGCCCAGGAGGGAAGGAACGCCGACCGTTTTGCGGTCAACTTCGAGAACGACGCGGCAGTGCTCATCCCGCATATTTACTGGGAGCACAGCACCCACAACGTCCTGACCATGCAGCGGATGTACGGGATGAAGGTGACGGACACCAGGGCGCTGGACGCAGCAGGAATCGACCGCAAGGCGCTTGCCGCCACGGCCGCCAATGCGGAAATGAAAATGGTCTTCGAGGACGGTTTCTTCCACGCTGACCCCCATCCCGGGAACATCTTCGTGCAGCCGAATGCGCAGATCGGGCTGATCGATTTCGGCATGGTGGGGGAGCTGGATGACAAACTGCGCGGTCAGCTCTCGGCGCTGTTCGTCGCGGTCATCCGGAAGGACCCCGACCGGATGGCTTCTGCCCTGCTGCGGATGACCGTCACACGGGTCCGCCCGGACCGGGTGAAGCTCCGGATGGACCTCGCGGCCCTGATCCGGCTGTACTCGAACCGGACGCTCAAGGACGCACCGGTGGGCAGGATCATCAGCACCGGCCTGGGGATCATCCGCAACCACCATCTGCAGCTGCCGCGCGAAATAGCCCTGCTCATGCGCATGCTGATCATGACTGAGGGAATGGGCGAAGTGCTGGATCCCGAATTCAGCATGGGCAAGACCCTTGCGCCCTATGCCAAGCGGATGACCATGGAGCAGCTGAACCCGGTCAACTACGCGAAGCGCCTCGGCAAGGCCGGGGGAGAACTGCTGGAGCTGGGGGCGGACCTGCCGGGCCAGCTCCAGCGGCTGGTCAATACGCTGGACTTCGAAGGCATGGAGGTGCACCTGCGTGCCGGGGACCTCGTCCCGCTGGTGGAGCGCCTGGAACGCGTGGGCAACAGGATGGTGGCTGCCATCTTTGCGGCCGCCTTCATCCGCGGCGTGGGCGAACTGACGCTGGGCGACGCCGACCGCTGGCGCAGCTGGCAGGCTCCGTTGATGGGCGCCGGGCTGGCGTCAACGGGCGTGCTGGGCGGCTACCTTGCCTGGTCGGCACGGAAACAGCGGCGGCTGGACGCCGGCTGACCAAAGAAAAGGAACGGCCGGCCACCGCATGCAGCGGTGGCCGGCCGTTCCTGGTGGATGACTCAGCGCTTGCCGAGCTCCGCCGTCGGGGTCCGGAAGGACTCCTTTGCGGTCAGGGCTGAAATGGTGGCGATCAGGCAGATAGCTGCGGTGAACCAGCTGATCACGACCCAGCCGCCGGGCTGCAGGCCGCCCAGGGCAGCCACGATGGACGGCGCGAAGCCGGCCATGAGGAAGCCGAGCTGGGTGCCGATGGCCAGGCCGGAGAAGCGGACCTTGGCGCTGAACATTTCAGCGTAGAAGGACGGCCAGACCGCGTTCGCAGCGGCGTAACCGCAGCCGAAGACCACCACGGAGAGGGTGAACTGCAGCAGCGAGTTACCGGATTCCATGGAGAGCAGGTAGAACGGCATCACGATCGCGCTGGACAGGGCGCCGTAGATGAACACCGGTTTCCGGCCGAAGCGGTCCGCCGCCATGCCGAACAGCGGCTGGGTGAACAATGCGGCGATGTTGCCTGCGACGACCAGCCACAGCGTGATGGTGGCGTCAACATTGCCCACCTCGGTGCCGTACTTGATGGCCAGGGTGCCGTAGACAGTGGAGACTGCGGCGATGAAGGCGCAGCAGATAACGCGCAGCACGTCGCGCCAGTGGTGCTTCAGCAGGTCGCCGACGGGAAGCTTGGAAATCTCGTTGTTGGCCTTGGCTTCCTGGAAGGTCGGCGTCTCGTGGAGGGTGCGGCGGATAAAGAACGTCACAATCACGACGACGGCGCTGAGCCAGAACGGGATGCGCCAGCCAATGCTGTACTTGATGTCGTCCGGCAGTGCCATGACCGGGATGAAGACCATGGCAGCGAGGATCTGGCCGCCCTGGGTGCCGGTGAGGGTCCAGGAGGTGAAGAACGCACGGCGGCCGTCAGGCGCGTGCTCCAGGGTCATGGAGCTGGCACCGGCCTGCTCTCCGGCAGCAGAGAGGCCCTGGGCCAGGCGGCAGAGGACCAGGAGCGTGGGCGCCCACCAGCCGATGGTGCTGAAGCTCGGCAGGCAGCCGATGAGGAACGTAGAGGCACCCATAAGGATCAGGGTGAACATCAGGATTTTCTGGCGGCCGACACGGTCGCCGAAATGGCCCAGGATGACCGCGCCGACGGGACGGGCGATATAGGCGAAACCGAAGGTGGCGAGCGACATGATGCTCGCCTGTGCATCCGCGTCCGGGAAGAAGACGTGCGGGAAGATCAGCGATGCCGCAGTGCCAAAGATGAAGAAGTCGTAGTACTCGACCGCGCTGCCCATGAAGCTTGCCGCGGCGGCCTTCTTCGGGGTCTTTGCGGTGGCTGAAGCGGTCTGTGCGGGCACAGCGCTCATGGGGCCTCCAGGTAGTGATGTGTGCGTAAAACGCACGATTGTTTTACATGCGAACACCACAAGTTATACCGGCGGGTAGTGAGACGCAAGCCATATGTGCGCTGTACGCACAATTGTGCAAAATGTGAACAGCCGGTACCGTTGGCGTTGCCCGGCGTACGGGCGCCGAAGGGAGAACCACTTGAGCACCATCACTGAATCCCTGCTCGTCGGATTGATTGGCGACGGGATCACCGCATCGCTGACTCCGCCCATGCATGAACGGGAAGCAGCAGCGTGCGGGCTTCACTATCTGTACCGGCCGGTGGATCTCGCCGTGAACGGCCGTTCCGCCGCCGACGTCGGAGACCTTTTGCGCTACGGGCGGGATCTCGGCTTCAACGCATTTAACATTACGCACCCGTGCAAGCAACTGGTCCTGGAGCACCTGGACGAGGTTTCCGAGGACGCCGCCCGGCTGGGAGCAGTGAACACTGTCCTGATCCAGGACGGACGGTTCATCGGCCACAACACGGATTACTCCGGGTTTGCCACCGCCCTGGCCCAGGGACTGCCGGATGCTGCACTGGATGCAGTGGTACAGCTGGGAGCCGGAGGCGCCGGTGCTGCAGTTGCCTACGCCCTGCTGAAGGCCGGCACGCGGGAACTGACCCTGATCGACCTGGATCCGGAGCGGACGCGTGAACGCGCCGCGGCCCTTGCCGCTCTCTTCCCTGATGCGGTTGTCCGCCCGGGGAGCCGTGAAGATCTTGCGCCGGCCCTGTCCTCGGCAGACGGATTCGTGCAGGCAACACCTGTGGGAATGCACTCGCATCCCGGCCTGCCGCTGGACCCGGAACTGCTCCGTCCGGAGACCTGGGTGGCGGACGTGATCTACCGTCCCGTCCGCACACAGCTGGTTGACGCGGCTGAGGCCCGCGGCTGCAGGGTGCTCGACGGCGGGCACATGGCGGTGGGGCAGGCTGTGGATGCCTTCCGGCTCATCTCCGGAGTAGAACCTGACGCTGCCCGCATGCGGGCCCACTTCCTGGAACTGGTCAACAGCGGCCGCTGAGCCGCCTTCGAAAGGACTCCATGCGCACCTCTATTGCCACGGTCTGCCTCAGCGGCACCCTGGAAGACAAACTGCGCGCCTGCGCGGCAGCCGGTTTCGACGGCGTGGAGATCTTCGAACAGGACCTGGTGGTGAGCCCCTCCAGCCCTGAGCAGATCCGCAGCCTGGCCGCCGGCCTGGGACTGACGCTGGACCTCTACCAGCCCTTCAGGGACTTCGAAGGGGTGACCGAGGACCTGCTGGCGGAGAACCTCCGCCGCGCCGAAGCCAAGTTCCGGCTGATGAACCGGATGGGAATCGACACCATGCTGGTCTGCAGCAACGTTGCCACGGCCACTGTCGATGACGACGCCGTTGCCGCGGCCCAGCTGCGGCGCATGGGCGAGCTGGCCGCGCGTTACGGGATCCGCCTGGCGTATGAGGCCCTGGCCTGGGGCCGGTTCGTCAGCGACTTTGAGCATGCCTGGCGCATCGTCGAAATGGCAGACCACCCCAACGTGGGCACGTGCCTGGACAGTTTCCACATCCTTTCCCGCAGGTGGGATCCGGAAGCAATCGAAAAGATCCCCGCTGAGAAGATTTTCTTTGTGCAGCTGGCGGATGCGCCCGAACTTTCCATGGACGTGCTGTCCTGGAGCCGCCATTACCGGGTATTCCCGGGAGAAGGAGCGTTCGACCTCGTGCGGTTCATGGGCCATCTGGTCCGGAGCGGGTATGACGGACCGGTTTCGCTGGAGATCTTCAACGACGTCTTCCGGCAGGCCGCCGAAGAACGGACGGCCGTCGACGCCATGCGTTCCCTGATCAGGCTGGCCGAGCGGACCTCGATCCACCTGCAGGAGGAAGGCAACGGACTCGGCACCATGGAGCTGGCCACGCTCCCTGGCGTGGGCGAACCGCTCGGATTCAATTTCGCCGAGGTGAAGGCAGGCGACCCGGAGCATATCCGGACACTGCTCTACCAGCTCGGATTTACCAGCCTTGGACAGCACCGCACCAAGCAGGTGGAACTCTGGGCCCAAAACGGCGTCCGGATGATCATCAACAGCCAGCAGGCCGACGGGATGTCCCCGGGCATCTCCGCGGTGGGGCTGGATGTTCCTGACGCACCTGCCGCGGCATCACGCGCGCTGCAGCTCAAAGCGACACCTGTGACCCGCCGCAGCCAGGCGAACGAGGAAGTGCTCCAAGTCGTCGCCGCACCGGACGGCACCGAAATCTTCCTGTGCCAGGCTGAGCCCGCGGGCCCGGGCTGGATGAGCGAGTTCGGCGGCGGCACCACCGTTCCGGCTCCCGGCAGCATCACCGCGATTGACCACGTCAACCTCTCCCAGCCCTGGCAGCACTTCGACGAGGCCGTGCTGTTCTACGAATCAACCCTTGCCCTCTCTCCCCGTCCCAGTGTGGAGGTGCCCAGCCCCATGGGCCTGGTTCGGAGCCAGGTGATGCACAGCTCAGACGGCGCTGTCCGGATCGCACTGAACATTGCACCGCTGGTGTTCGACGGTGCCGGCGACGGTTCCGGGTATCCGCAGCACGTGGCGTTCGCCTGCAGCGACCTCGTCAGCGTCGCCCGCACCGCCGTCGCCCGCGGCCTGGAGTTCCTCCCGGTTCCGGAGAACTACTACGAAGACCTGGAAGCCCGTTTCGGGCTGGACCAGGCGTTCCTGGCAACGCTCAGGGAGCTGAACCTGCTGTACGACCGGGACGCCGACGGCGAGTTCCTGCATTTCTATACCGCCACGATCGGCAACGTGTTCTTCGAAGTCGTGGAACGCCGGACCGGCTATGAAGGGTACGGCGCGCCGAACGCACCCGTCCGGCTTGCGGCCCAATATCAGGGGTCCCGCGCCTGACCTGCAGGGATGCCCGCCCTTAGCCTGCTCGTCAGGTAGGATCGTGCTCGGCGCCCGGAGCGGGGGCAGGAGGGCAGGGGGACGTGGTGCGCAGCAGTCAGGCCTGGTACGTAAAGTCGGTCGAGAAGACCTTTGCCGTCCTTGGTGCCTTCACGGCAGAGTCTCCCCGGCTGAGCGTGAGCGAGGTTGCGGCCGCTGCCGACCTGAGCCGTGCCGCGGCACGGCGGTTCCTGCTCACGCTGGCAGACCTTGGCTACCTGTCCGGGGACGGCGCACGCTATCAGCTGGCTCCCCGTTCATTGAACATCGGCTCTGCTTTCCTTTCGAGCCTCACTCTGCCGGCCCTTGCGGAACCGCACCTGAAAACCCTCTCGGCGGATCTGCAGGAGACGGCGTCGATCTGCATCCTTGACGGAGAACACATCGTCTACGTTGCCCGGATCACATCCCCGCGGCTGGTCAGCGTTGCGGTGCATGTGGGTACGCGGTTTCCGGCATGGGCGACTTCCATGGGCCGGGTGCTGCTCGCCGCCCTTGAGCCTGAAGACATGGAGTCCCGGCTGGACCGGTCCGACCTGCGTCCCTACACGCCCAACACACTGTGGGACCGGGCGGCGCTGCTGGATGAAATCGACGGCGTGCGCCAACGCGGCTGGTCCGTTGTTCTTGAAGAGTATGAGGAAGGCCTGAGCGGAGTGGCAGTTCCCATCCATCAGGGGAACGAAGTCGTGGCCGCCGCGAATGTCTCCCTGCACCACCGGAACCCCACGGGCCCGGCCCTGAGCGAGACGGTGCTGCCCCGGCTGAGGGACGCTGCTGCTGCCATCTCCGCGGACTACGGAATCCGGGTTACGGGCTAGCCCCGACGGCCAAGGGTACCGGCCATGTTCCGCGCTTCCGCGCTTCCGCGCCGGGCAGCGAACTGCGGCGGAGGCCCGTTCGCCAACCTCCACCGCAGTCCGGTCTCATCCGGATTCGCCTGTCCCTTTACGCTGAGGCGTAATCCGAGGCGTTGTACAGGTTCAGGTTCAGGGCCGAGGCAATCTGCGCCACGGCCTTGCGTGCGCGCACGCTGTTGCCTGCGGCGTCCAGGGGCGGGGAGAACGCCGCGATGGCCAGGACCCCGGGCATGACCGCGAGGACACCTCCGCCCACGCCCGATTTACCCGGCAGGCCCACCCGGTAGGCCCAGTCGCCGGAGGCGGTGTAGAGCCCTTCCATGGTCATCTCCGCCAGCATGGGCGGAACAATATCCGGGTGGGAGATGGCAGCCTTCTTCGTGACGGGGTTGGTGCCGCGGGCGGCGATGGTCGCTCCCATGGTGGCCAGATCAACCGCGGTCACCAGGGTGGAGCACTGACGCGTGTACACGTCACAGGCTTCCATCGGATCCGAGTACATCGTCCCGCCCGAGTAGAGCAGCCACGCGATGGCACGGTTATGGAAGTTGGTGGACTGCTCCGAGTTATTCACGGCATCGCTCATCTTGATTTCCCGGCCCGCGAACGCAGACTGGGTGGCCAGGATCTTCTGCCAGCGCTCTTCTGCGCTTCCGGCCGGGATGAGTGACACCGTGGACATGGCTCCGGCGTTGACCAGCGGCGAGAGGGGTTTGTCTCCATGGAGGGCTACGGCGATTACCGAGTTGAACGGTTCTCCGGTGGGGTCCGCACCCACCTTGTCGTGGAACTGGGGCAGTCCCACTTCATCCATGGCCCGGGCCATGGAAAAAACTTTGGAAATTGACTCCAGGGCGAACTCGAAGTTTGAGTCGCCGGTTTCGAACACCTCGCCGTCGACGGTCACTACGCTGATGCCGAACAGGGCAGGATTCACCGAGGCGAGATAGGGAATGTAGCTGGCGTTCTCTCCGCCCTGGTCCGGCCTGAAGTCACGGTGGGCAGCGTTTACGGCAGCCTGGACCGCTGAGCTGTCGACTTTCATACCGCTGTACTCCCGCCTGCTGCCGGGCCGGGCCGCGGCCGGTGCGCCCTGGTGCGCCCTCCCTGCTCCGTTCCCCGGGACCCCGCACCGGCTGCCGAAGACTTTCCGGAATGCTTCCCGGCTGTTGTGCCGGGACTTGCACCGGCTGCGGCTCCGCCTTCTGTGGTGGCGTCAAAAGACTGCTCCCACTTTTCGGACAGCTCGGCGGTGGCAGTCGAGGATTCGTTGACTGTCCCCGGATGCTTGTGTTCCAGCTGCCAGGTGAAAGGCACAAACTCCGTCTGCGGATCCTTCCAGTGCGGCTTCCGGAACGCGTAAATGACCATGGGAAGGATGATCAGCAGCACCGCGCCGCCAACGAGGATGCCCACGTAGGTTTCCGGGGATCCCACGGAGATCTGGTCCGGCGGAATAAAGCTGAAGACGAATGCCATCAGCGATCCCAGGAACCCGACGCCGCCGATCAGCCACATGCCAATGTCGCCGCCGGGCACCCGGTAGGGGCGGGGCCGGTTCGGCTGGCTGTAGCGCAGGTAGATGGCGGCAGCGAACATCAGCAGGTACATGACCAGGTACAGGATCACGGTCAGCTGGCTCAGGATCTGGTAAGCGGCCTGAACCGACGGCAGGACCACGTAGACAACACCCAGGGCCGTGACCATAAACGCCTGGAAGAGCAGGATGTGGGTTCCCATGCCGTGCTTGTTTGTGTGCTGCCAGAACCGGGGAAGATACCCGGCCCTGCCCACAGCGAGGAGGCCGCTGGATGGTCCGGCGACCCAGGTGACCACACCTGCCAGCACGCCGATGAGGAGCATGGCAGCGACAATCGGAGAGGCCCAGCCGATGCCGGCCCATTCGAACATGTCATTGTAGGAGGTCAGCAGGCTCTGGGTCAGGTTGATGTCCGCCTGGGGCACCACGAAGGCGATTGCCAGGGTTCCCAGGACAAAGATCACCACCGTACCGGCAGCTGCTATCAGCACTGCCAGCGGATAGTTCCGTGTCGGGTTCTTGACGTCCCTGACGTGGATGGCGTTCATCTCCATGCCGGCGTAGAAGAGGAAGATGCTGGCTGCCAGCACAACGTTGGAGAAGTTGGAGAAGTCCGGCAGTACCTCACCCCAGCCCATCTCGATCTGCGGCGTGTTGCCCGCGAAGTAGTAGGAAAAGCCCAGGACAATCAGGATTCCGGCAGGGATCAGGGTGCCGATAATGCCGCCCCACTGGGCAACCTTGGAGAACGCAGCTGCACCGCGGAAGGCAATGAAGGTGGCCAGCCAGTAGACCACCAGCACCACAGCCAGGACAAAGGCTTTGTTCCCCGAAAGCTGTGCATCGATGTTTTCGTCGGTTCCCGTGTAGGCCAGGGATACCGCACCGAAGGTCAGGACCGTTGGGAACCAGATGGTGACTTCTATGAAGAGCATGAACATCGCCAGGAAGGCCCAGCGCGGTCCGAAAGCTTCACCAACCCAGCGGAACACACCTCCGGTCTCCGGCCAGCCGGTCGCAAGTTCGGCCGCCACGATGGAAACAGGGACCAGGAAAACGACGGCGGCAAAAACGTAGTAGAAAATCGAACTCAGTCCGTATTCGGCCTCAGCCGGCAGTCCGCGAAGGCTGACAACGGCCACGATGTTCATGACTGCGAGTGCGCCGATGGTGATCGACGCGTTCTGCTTGGCGCGGCTTTTGCGGTCCGGTGCTGATCCGGCGGATGCGGTCGATGCAGTGGAATCGCTCATACCACTCACCTCCTGGATCTAGTGATGGAACCCCGGGTGTTCCTGCTCCGCGGGCATAGGGGCACTGAGATTCTCCAGATAGGAGGTCTCGGCCTGGATATCAGCCA harbors:
- a CDS encoding MFS transporter, yielding MHSNSPAATGRDGRQRTPRLMFWGALTGMVLIALNLRGPIVAPAPILGILQDQLGMSVQTSGLLTALPIACFGVVSFLALPLLRRGGPDQAIALCLAGILFGTLLRSSGGTGLALAGTVVIGASIAVGNVLVPVIIRRDFAPARVPLVTGVYTAAMNIGSMITLILTAPLAEAVGWRTAMVVWSALALAAALAWLSLVGWRVFLLGTQKEDPPGGTGSTGEDGGPAGTEPDAPPQDTQRSAWRTPQAWVMLIAFSGQAFSFYAVSTWLPTMLTDLLGLDTAGAGAGSSLFQGPAIVGALAVPLLSRRLRIRTLLWLTCAAWAALPAGLLLAPAAWPVWVTLGGVAQGAGITVLLLILVRMGGSGRQAGQLSAMVQGGGYLVAATGPVVLGTLHSASGSWILPLAVVGISIAALFFAGSAAAKVSDGARRPA
- a CDS encoding glycoside hydrolase family 3 C-terminal domain-containing protein; this translates as MRCGRESRRSAGTGQTGISSPSSPLEAEQDVPRIYSNDSPARRPATGQDCPPAEPAYNKLNGFHAAQDPWLLTQVLRNEWGFDGVVVSDWGAVTDLAAALAAGLDLEMPASNGIGPREVLAGLDAGLVSPGDVDAAVERLRVLGERTADKVSGPADYAAHDRLARRAAVQSMVLLKNDGGVLPFSAQRRLVVIGELARTPRYQGSGSSRVNPVRLSTPWNALAARVPGARFTAGYALEEGGGTDGDALAAEAVAAAADGDQVVVFLGLPDSAETEGADRVSLDLPETQLRLLSSLAAVREDLAVVLFNGSAVTTPWALQVPAVLEGWLGGQGCGEAVADILLGDVNPSGKLAETFPLSIEDTPAFGNFPGEDGEVRYGEGLLVGYRWYDTRQMPVAFPFGHGLSYTSFDYTGLEATAEGTGTGAAVRVCVTVTNTGGRAGAEVVQLYVGGPPNGVPRPAQELRGFSRVELDPGESTRVTFDLAAGSLDRFDPGTRSWVTDSGAYLLKVGSSSRDIRLSEMIEVEGSGPSPLPTASSPVNQWLADPRAARVLLESLTGSSGGNGDPAAAASLSAALSLMGSLPLDRLGRFPGAPLGAEQAARLARELAEGAAD
- a CDS encoding ABC1 kinase family protein — translated: MKSQFDRYRQIAEILYRNGLGYLVSVSGLEARIPFRRQSAQEAARVDSPEYLRRALEELGPTFVKLGQLLSTRADLLPPEYMEQLAKLQDRAAPAAWADVHAELEREFGKDPLRMFSAFNTTPIASASIGQAYAATLPDGTDVVVKVRRPGIGPTVESDLAILQSLAGHASRRWEAARDYDVKGFIDEFADTLRQEMDYAQEGRNADRFAVNFENDAAVLIPHIYWEHSTHNVLTMQRMYGMKVTDTRALDAAGIDRKALAATAANAEMKMVFEDGFFHADPHPGNIFVQPNAQIGLIDFGMVGELDDKLRGQLSALFVAVIRKDPDRMASALLRMTVTRVRPDRVKLRMDLAALIRLYSNRTLKDAPVGRIISTGLGIIRNHHLQLPREIALLMRMLIMTEGMGEVLDPEFSMGKTLAPYAKRMTMEQLNPVNYAKRLGKAGGELLELGADLPGQLQRLVNTLDFEGMEVHLRAGDLVPLVERLERVGNRMVAAIFAAAFIRGVGELTLGDADRWRSWQAPLMGAGLASTGVLGGYLAWSARKQRRLDAG
- a CDS encoding MFS transporter, which encodes MSAVPAQTASATAKTPKKAAAASFMGSAVEYYDFFIFGTAASLIFPHVFFPDADAQASIMSLATFGFAYIARPVGAVILGHFGDRVGRQKILMFTLILMGASTFLIGCLPSFSTIGWWAPTLLVLCRLAQGLSAAGEQAGASSMTLEHAPDGRRAFFTSWTLTGTQGGQILAAMVFIPVMALPDDIKYSIGWRIPFWLSAVVVIVTFFIRRTLHETPTFQEAKANNEISKLPVGDLLKHHWRDVLRVICCAFIAAVSTVYGTLAIKYGTEVGNVDATITLWLVVAGNIAALFTQPLFGMAADRFGRKPVFIYGALSSAIVMPFYLLSMESGNSLLQFTLSVVVFGCGYAAANAVWPSFYAEMFSAKVRFSGLAIGTQLGFLMAGFAPSIVAALGGLQPGGWVVISWFTAAICLIATISALTAKESFRTPTAELGKR
- a CDS encoding shikimate dehydrogenase, which gives rise to MSTITESLLVGLIGDGITASLTPPMHEREAAACGLHYLYRPVDLAVNGRSAADVGDLLRYGRDLGFNAFNITHPCKQLVLEHLDEVSEDAARLGAVNTVLIQDGRFIGHNTDYSGFATALAQGLPDAALDAVVQLGAGGAGAAVAYALLKAGTRELTLIDLDPERTRERAAALAALFPDAVVRPGSREDLAPALSSADGFVQATPVGMHSHPGLPLDPELLRPETWVADVIYRPVRTQLVDAAEARGCRVLDGGHMAVGQAVDAFRLISGVEPDAARMRAHFLELVNSGR